A single window of Paenibacillus sp. SYP-B4298 DNA harbors:
- a CDS encoding LysR family transcriptional regulator, translated as MELKQLEYFMTLSQELHFTRAAEKLGITQPSLSQQIRLLEHEIGMPLFDRVGKKTMLTEAGRALLHHSYNVFHELAQARAVISELQGLKRGSLKVGALLTVVNYLLPPTIAGFHTSYPNVELSVLGLRTGDIYNGLLQNELDLGIVFLPMEHEDLETIPLYQENLALAVAANHPIAQSAFATLDILKETPSILLPNTYFLRQLIDEQCRLLAFTPQPVLEMTTMESIMTMVSQGIGVTILPKGYLDYIHDPHIRTIPLQNPMLTTQIGIVHRKNKHLCAASRVFMEQLITTVKNKSV; from the coding sequence ATGGAGCTCAAGCAACTGGAATATTTCATGACGTTAAGCCAGGAATTGCACTTCACTCGTGCTGCCGAGAAGCTTGGAATTACTCAACCCTCACTCAGTCAGCAGATTCGTCTGCTGGAGCATGAGATCGGTATGCCCCTCTTTGACCGCGTCGGTAAAAAAACGATGCTCACTGAAGCGGGCCGGGCGTTGCTGCATCATAGTTACAATGTGTTTCATGAGCTCGCACAGGCACGCGCAGTCATCAGCGAACTGCAAGGTCTTAAGAGAGGTTCACTGAAAGTCGGCGCACTGTTAACGGTTGTCAATTACTTGCTTCCCCCAACGATAGCGGGATTTCATACTAGCTATCCCAATGTAGAGCTCTCTGTACTGGGGTTGCGAACCGGTGATATATACAACGGACTGCTGCAAAATGAGCTTGATCTTGGGATCGTGTTCCTGCCCATGGAGCATGAAGACCTTGAAACTATCCCGCTATATCAGGAAAACTTGGCCCTTGCGGTCGCTGCGAATCATCCGATCGCTCAATCGGCGTTTGCAACACTGGATATATTGAAGGAGACCCCTTCCATCCTGCTGCCCAATACGTATTTCTTGCGCCAACTGATAGATGAGCAATGCCGATTATTAGCGTTCACTCCCCAGCCCGTATTAGAAATGACAACCATGGAATCAATCATGACGATGGTGAGCCAGGGCATCGGAGTTACGATCCTGCCGAAGGGTTACTTGGATTATATTCATGATCCTCATATCCGCACGATTCCCCTTCAAAACCCCATGCTTACCACACAGATTGGAATCGTGCATCGTAAAAATAAGCATTTATGTGCAGCCAGCCGCGTATTTATGGAGCAACTCATTACGACGGTGAAGAACAAAAGCGTTTAG
- a CDS encoding cache domain-containing protein codes for MFSSLDKRMKIILQVVILLYVIFSSLFVFLTIKSRSLDMQHQLALQYTGQQHQNAQLFMKWMEELARVVTSNGNVQQAVGGGAYDKSITPLLDGMSASNLYILNLALYGREGSMYASSRLSGFKTYDEVRSIPAYSNFLASGLTSQWLIVDPGSLVYRESDPRRRLIYLEKLDTGDRTIPGLLVMDVELHKMTSFYAFQNPEAYPGAQTVLYTRNRTVVDLGGWTSELPEGVQSRLDRQPLREELHTIEGDDAIFYLRRMYHSDDYVLLMVPGAPILSDLAGLRIILVVGAVAILLLSFLMIRQLSASIFEPLRELYRNMRRHYNK; via the coding sequence ATGTTTAGTTCTCTGGATAAGCGGATGAAAATCATACTGCAGGTTGTCATCCTGCTGTATGTCATCTTCTCGAGCCTGTTCGTCTTCCTGACCATCAAGAGCAGAAGTCTCGACATGCAGCACCAGCTCGCGCTGCAATATACCGGGCAGCAGCATCAGAATGCCCAGTTGTTCATGAAATGGATGGAGGAGCTGGCGCGCGTCGTCACGAGTAACGGCAACGTCCAGCAGGCTGTCGGCGGCGGCGCCTACGACAAGTCGATTACGCCGCTGCTTGATGGCATGAGCGCCTCCAATCTGTACATCCTCAATCTCGCGCTCTACGGTCGCGAGGGCAGTATGTACGCTTCGAGCCGCTTGTCCGGCTTCAAGACGTATGATGAGGTGCGGTCGATCCCGGCGTACAGTAACTTCCTCGCCTCCGGGCTGACCTCGCAATGGCTGATCGTGGATCCCGGCTCCCTCGTGTACCGCGAGTCGGACCCCAGGCGCAGGCTGATCTATCTGGAGAAGCTGGATACGGGGGATCGCACCATCCCCGGTCTGCTGGTCATGGACGTTGAGCTGCACAAGATGACCAGCTTCTACGCCTTCCAGAACCCGGAAGCTTACCCGGGCGCGCAGACGGTTCTGTATACCCGGAACCGGACGGTCGTCGACCTCGGCGGCTGGACCTCCGAGCTGCCGGAAGGCGTCCAGTCTCGTCTCGATCGGCAGCCGCTCCGCGAGGAGCTGCATACCATCGAAGGCGATGATGCCATCTTCTATCTGCGCCGGATGTACCACTCTGATGACTATGTGCTGCTTATGGTGCCAGGGGCGCCGATATTGTCCGATCTGGCGGGCTTGCGGATCATCCTGGTCGTCGGCGCCGTGGCGATCCTGCTGCTGTCCTTCCTTATGATCCGCCAGTTGTCAGCAAGTATCTTCGAGCCGCTGCGTGAGCTGTACCGCAACATGCGTCGGCACTACAACAAATAA
- a CDS encoding cache domain-containing sensor histidine kinase, whose protein sequence is MPKTTPSGRGLLSLLRLFKVRGRIVFVIVAGLSLHLILMLSVFNLYGSTYLKNSLYDHIGNLQKEMSTSVELIVDDIQMIALRFLMNSAIYQTIGDENLDAEAKQAALHRLIADNISTDEMIGDVVIITHDNERFRYRSDDLVFENPDDLLIARVKASPIPITGHVKRDASGEAYIVFGQQYRSFNTGQNIGVLLIYVKESYLYALYESAFEGLGYSYIATSDKEIISHPDKAILGNVLSATDAFQPMLEKGYVDIAYGDRKYVLSIHPLGDRLQGFGVSWRIVSVISYPELFEAISQGNRNALLFTALTFIGLLGLSFYIAGRITRPIAKLTEKIRSFGQHGLEPLPDTRVARDEISELEHSYYSMIERINHLIEENSEEKEKQRIMELTALQSQINPHFLYNTLDAIKWTARLKKQPEIEQMISALSTFFRISLHKGDKHIPLGEEVKLVQSFVTVEQFRFPDKFDVRYDIPEHLRNVRILKLILQPLVENAIKHGLSEKEGAGMIEVRCWEEANCLYLEVKDNGVGFEQNEDIRSINKNPFFQSGYGLRNVDERIKLEYGDDSSLSISSRRGEGTTALITLNLTRYLL, encoded by the coding sequence ATGCCAAAAACTACACCTAGCGGGCGCGGGCTGCTGTCGCTGCTCCGCCTGTTCAAGGTGCGCGGGCGGATCGTCTTCGTCATCGTCGCCGGACTGTCTCTTCACCTCATCCTGATGCTGAGCGTGTTCAACCTGTACGGCTCGACCTATCTGAAGAACAGCCTCTATGACCATATCGGCAATCTGCAAAAGGAGATGAGCACGAGCGTCGAGCTGATCGTCGACGACATCCAGATGATCGCGCTGCGGTTCCTGATGAATAGCGCGATCTATCAGACGATCGGCGATGAGAATCTGGACGCAGAAGCGAAGCAGGCGGCGCTGCACCGTCTGATCGCGGACAACATCTCCACCGACGAGATGATCGGCGATGTCGTCATCATCACCCATGATAACGAGCGGTTCCGCTACCGCAGCGATGACCTCGTCTTCGAGAATCCCGACGATCTGCTGATCGCCCGGGTGAAGGCGTCGCCGATCCCGATCACCGGTCATGTGAAGCGCGACGCAAGCGGCGAGGCCTATATCGTCTTCGGCCAGCAATACCGCAGCTTCAATACCGGCCAGAACATCGGCGTCCTGCTCATCTATGTCAAGGAAAGCTACCTGTACGCGCTCTACGAGTCGGCGTTCGAGGGGCTCGGCTACTCCTATATCGCCACATCGGACAAGGAGATCATCTCCCATCCCGACAAGGCGATCCTCGGCAATGTGCTTTCGGCCACTGATGCCTTCCAGCCGATGCTCGAGAAGGGCTACGTCGACATCGCCTACGGCGACCGGAAATACGTCCTGAGCATTCATCCGCTCGGCGATCGGCTGCAAGGGTTCGGGGTGTCGTGGCGAATCGTATCGGTCATCTCCTATCCCGAGCTGTTCGAGGCGATCAGTCAGGGCAACCGCAACGCGCTCCTCTTCACCGCCTTGACATTCATCGGCCTGCTGGGGCTATCGTTCTATATCGCGGGACGGATCACGCGGCCGATCGCCAAGCTGACGGAGAAGATTCGCAGCTTCGGTCAGCATGGTCTGGAGCCGTTGCCGGATACACGGGTGGCGCGGGATGAGATCAGCGAGCTGGAGCATAGCTACTACTCGATGATTGAGCGAATCAATCATCTGATTGAGGAGAACAGCGAGGAGAAGGAGAAGCAGCGCATCATGGAGCTGACCGCACTGCAGTCGCAGATTAACCCGCACTTCCTGTACAATACGCTCGATGCGATCAAATGGACGGCGCGCCTGAAGAAGCAGCCAGAGATTGAGCAGATGATCAGCGCGCTCTCGACGTTTTTTCGGATCAGCCTGCACAAGGGCGACAAGCATATCCCGCTCGGCGAGGAGGTCAAGCTCGTCCAGAGCTTCGTCACGGTCGAGCAGTTCCGGTTCCCGGACAAGTTCGACGTGCGCTACGACATCCCCGAGCATCTGCGCAACGTGCGCATCCTGAAGCTGATTCTGCAGCCGCTCGTGGAGAACGCGATCAAGCATGGTCTCAGCGAGAAGGAAGGGGCGGGTATGATCGAGGTGCGCTGCTGGGAGGAAGCGAACTGTCTGTACCTGGAGGTCAAGGATAACGGCGTCGGCTTCGAGCAGAACGAGGATATACGGTCGATCAACAAAAACCCGTTCTTCCAGAGCGGGTACGGCTTGCGCAATGTCGATGAACGGATCAAGCTGGAGTATGGCGATGACTCCAGCCTGAGCATCAGCAGCCGGCGCGGCGAAGGCACGACCGCCCTTATTACGCTGAATCTGACCCGTTATTTGTTGTAG
- a CDS encoding response regulator produces MLKALVVDDEYLVRAGLCQTVDWEEYGIQIVGEACNGKEGLEMALRLRPEIIVTDIRMPHMNGLELLRHLQEQQLDCVTIVLSGYDEFQYAQEAMRLGASHYLLKPVNIDELIETLQRVAQSFERLREERIAFDRLKRETPALSSHFWLKLLFGEGLSRADIAEKLALLGMEIAAETTLTIGVVSIDSAAESIAAGQPPGHMEHCLEEALQPLAYTYTKIVRSSSSEWTVIAANSHPGADAVARFHEAGHAMVQALRAQQLPVAVGYATAASIYADLHAVFLTAREAAEAARLRQQPVQYGAEDQLPGIRKEVHNALSYIRVHYARNITVDLVAESVHISPTHLMHLFRKELNKTFYECLTEFRIEEAKRLLRHSSYRVYEVGSQVGFGDAKYFSQIFKKMTGLSPSDYAKNYT; encoded by the coding sequence ATGCTGAAAGCGCTTGTAGTCGATGACGAATATCTGGTTCGTGCCGGGTTGTGTCAGACGGTCGACTGGGAGGAATACGGGATTCAGATTGTGGGCGAGGCCTGCAATGGCAAGGAGGGACTGGAGATGGCGCTGCGGCTCCGGCCAGAGATTATCGTCACCGATATTCGCATGCCGCATATGAACGGACTGGAGCTGCTGCGACACCTTCAGGAGCAGCAGCTCGATTGCGTGACGATCGTGCTCAGCGGCTACGACGAGTTCCAGTATGCGCAGGAGGCGATGCGGCTCGGCGCGTCGCATTATCTGCTGAAGCCGGTTAACATTGACGAGCTGATCGAGACGCTGCAGCGGGTGGCGCAGAGCTTCGAGCGGCTCCGCGAGGAGCGCATTGCCTTCGATCGACTGAAACGGGAGACGCCTGCGTTATCGTCGCATTTCTGGCTGAAGCTGCTGTTCGGTGAAGGGCTGAGTCGCGCCGATATTGCGGAGAAGCTCGCCCTGCTCGGCATGGAGATCGCCGCCGAGACGACACTGACGATCGGCGTCGTGTCGATCGACTCGGCCGCAGAGTCGATCGCCGCAGGGCAGCCGCCCGGGCACATGGAGCACTGCCTTGAGGAGGCGTTGCAGCCGCTGGCCTACACTTATACGAAGATCGTCCGCAGCTCGTCGTCGGAGTGGACTGTAATCGCTGCCAACAGCCATCCCGGCGCCGATGCGGTCGCGAGGTTCCACGAGGCTGGCCACGCGATGGTTCAGGCGCTGCGCGCGCAGCAGCTCCCGGTTGCAGTCGGCTACGCAACGGCTGCTTCGATCTATGCCGATCTGCATGCCGTCTTCCTGACGGCGCGCGAGGCGGCGGAGGCGGCCCGGCTGCGGCAGCAGCCTGTTCAGTACGGCGCCGAAGACCAGCTTCCGGGCATCCGCAAGGAGGTGCATAACGCGCTCAGCTACATCCGCGTACACTATGCTCGCAACATCACCGTTGATCTGGTGGCCGAGTCGGTTCATATTAGCCCGACCCACCTGATGCATCTGTTCCGCAAGGAGCTGAACAAGACGTTCTACGAATGTCTGACGGAATTCCGCATCGAGGAGGCGAAGCGTCTGCTGCGGCATTCGAGCTATCGCGTCTATGAGGTGGGCAGCCAGGTAGGCTTCGGGGACGCCAAGTATTTTAGCCAGATCTTCAAAAAAATGACCGGTCTTTCGCCAAGCGACTATGCCAAAAACTACACCTAG
- a CDS encoding glycoside hydrolase family 2 protein: MREITLCDAAWQVKGFWPWVPIKSVSMELGQELLGICEWLPATVPGGVHYDLHQAGLILHPYKDLNSLQCEWVENRWWMYRTMIQPIEEPGHKVELVFKGIDYEAIVYVDGERLGEHKGMFTEAVFDLTPRLKPEPMELTVLLMHAPDEMGQIGKTSETFTQKSRFNYKWDFSTRLVNIGIWDEVVLRVQQRCKLDDVRLATDVEDAQRIADGGHVGLICVEASIVATGGGQASAHTAEEVVLRARCSSPDEQLLHVETIRARCGERVSVQFKLPAALLWYPNGYGEQPLYTVRLELCSEDGELLDAQQHRSGVRKLAYLPNDGSPADALPYTVQINNRRIYIRGVNLAPLDHLYGNVLDSQYDRIVYMMKQAHMNLVRVWGGGLIERTRLYEQCDRHGILIWQEFIQSSSGVDNLPSQKPEFLALLREAAVTALRSRRNYVSLTVWSGGNELMSAPNKPSTFDDPNLAMLRELVQRHDPQRLCLPTSASGPVQYITEEKGRGHDVHGHWKYLDNPQHYTFYGDNDNLFHSEFGVDGVSSVKSLRKFLSEPYLTPVSMQESIVWRHHGEWWDTLARDQRLFGELNELESFAAASQWVQAEGLRYILEANRRRKFQSSGSVIWQLSEPWPNVSCTNLLDYYGETKMSYYWTKQAFAPIHVSLDYRTLQVKRGETVHHDVYLHSHDPDIAVEIRVEAVDVSGRVCAAARYEALTAEDRSALVGAMSWTMPEDGEELVLVRIAYRWEGGSAECYPYIFSAASDERLYRSALTLTPPTLAVSCLEDWRAIPDTELLESRLLVSNVGAAAALHVHAEESTDQYLMEAGELYFTLLPGEKRTITVRCARKLAGGFLRPEPVEGEFPWPQLVIRSFNGGEIPVRRPGREE; this comes from the coding sequence ATGAGAGAGATCACATTATGCGACGCAGCCTGGCAAGTGAAGGGATTCTGGCCATGGGTGCCGATCAAGTCGGTCAGCATGGAGCTGGGACAGGAGCTGCTGGGCATCTGCGAATGGCTGCCGGCGACCGTGCCGGGCGGCGTGCACTACGATCTGCATCAGGCCGGGCTGATCCTGCATCCCTACAAGGATCTGAACAGCCTGCAATGCGAATGGGTGGAAAACCGCTGGTGGATGTATCGGACGATGATCCAGCCGATCGAAGAGCCCGGCCACAAGGTCGAGCTGGTGTTCAAGGGAATTGATTATGAGGCGATCGTCTATGTTGACGGGGAGCGGCTTGGCGAGCACAAGGGGATGTTCACCGAGGCGGTGTTCGACCTGACACCCCGGCTCAAGCCGGAGCCGATGGAGCTGACGGTGCTGCTCATGCACGCGCCTGACGAGATGGGTCAGATCGGCAAGACGTCGGAGACGTTCACGCAGAAGAGCCGGTTCAATTACAAATGGGACTTCTCCACGCGCCTCGTCAACATCGGCATCTGGGACGAGGTCGTCCTGCGTGTCCAGCAGCGCTGCAAGCTCGATGATGTACGCCTTGCTACCGATGTTGAGGACGCGCAGCGGATCGCCGACGGCGGCCATGTCGGCCTGATCTGCGTCGAGGCAAGCATCGTGGCAACTGGCGGTGGGCAAGCCAGCGCGCATACCGCCGAGGAGGTTGTCCTCCGGGCGCGATGCAGCTCCCCGGACGAGCAACTGCTGCACGTAGAGACAATTCGCGCCCGCTGCGGCGAGCGAGTGAGCGTCCAGTTCAAGCTGCCGGCGGCGCTGCTCTGGTACCCGAACGGGTACGGCGAGCAGCCACTCTACACGGTACGGCTTGAGCTGTGCTCGGAGGATGGTGAGCTGCTGGACGCGCAGCAGCATCGCAGCGGCGTCCGCAAGCTGGCCTACCTGCCCAACGACGGCAGTCCGGCCGATGCGCTCCCTTACACCGTGCAGATCAACAACCGCCGCATCTATATCCGCGGGGTCAATCTGGCGCCGCTCGACCATCTATATGGCAATGTGCTGGACAGTCAGTATGACCGGATCGTCTACATGATGAAGCAAGCTCATATGAACCTCGTCCGCGTCTGGGGCGGCGGGCTGATCGAGCGGACGCGGCTGTACGAGCAGTGTGACCGGCACGGCATCCTCATCTGGCAGGAGTTCATTCAGTCCAGCTCGGGCGTCGACAACCTGCCGTCGCAGAAGCCGGAGTTTCTGGCGCTGCTGCGGGAGGCGGCCGTGACGGCGCTGAGGAGCAGGCGCAACTACGTCTCGCTCACGGTATGGAGCGGCGGCAACGAGCTGATGAGCGCGCCGAACAAGCCGTCGACGTTCGACGATCCGAATCTGGCGATGCTGCGGGAGCTGGTGCAGCGCCATGATCCGCAGCGGCTCTGCTTGCCGACCTCGGCCTCGGGTCCGGTTCAGTACATCACCGAGGAGAAGGGGAGGGGTCACGATGTGCACGGGCACTGGAAGTACCTGGACAATCCGCAGCATTATACGTTCTACGGAGACAATGACAATCTGTTCCACAGCGAGTTCGGCGTTGACGGCGTCAGCAGCGTTAAGAGTCTGCGCAAGTTCCTGAGCGAGCCGTATTTGACGCCAGTGTCGATGCAGGAGAGTATCGTCTGGCGGCATCACGGCGAGTGGTGGGACACGCTGGCGCGCGATCAACGGCTGTTCGGCGAGCTGAACGAGCTCGAATCGTTCGCGGCGGCGAGCCAGTGGGTGCAGGCGGAGGGGCTGCGCTACATCCTTGAAGCCAACCGACGGCGCAAGTTTCAGAGCAGCGGCAGCGTCATCTGGCAACTGAGCGAGCCGTGGCCGAATGTCTCGTGCACTAATCTGCTCGACTACTATGGCGAGACGAAGATGAGCTACTACTGGACCAAGCAAGCGTTTGCCCCGATTCACGTGTCGCTTGACTATCGGACGCTCCAGGTGAAGCGGGGCGAGACGGTTCATCATGATGTGTACCTGCACAGCCATGATCCGGACATCGCGGTCGAGATTCGCGTTGAGGCGGTCGATGTGTCGGGGAGGGTCTGCGCTGCTGCTCGCTATGAAGCCTTGACCGCTGAGGATCGGTCGGCGCTGGTTGGCGCGATGAGCTGGACGATGCCGGAGGATGGTGAGGAGCTGGTTCTGGTACGGATCGCTTATCGCTGGGAGGGGGGCAGCGCCGAATGTTACCCTTACATCTTCTCTGCGGCCTCGGATGAGCGGCTGTATCGGTCGGCGTTGACGCTGACGCCGCCGACACTTGCGGTGAGCTGCCTTGAAGACTGGCGGGCGATCCCTGATACGGAGCTGCTGGAGAGCCGACTGCTTGTGAGCAATGTGGGCGCAGCCGCAGCGCTTCATGTGCATGCAGAGGAGAGTACTGACCAGTATCTGATGGAGGCGGGCGAGCTGTACTTCACGCTGTTGCCGGGAGAGAAGCGGACGATCACCGTGCGCTGCGCCCGCAAGCTGGCCGGAGGCTTCCTGCGGCCGGAGCCAGTCGAGGGCGAATTCCCTTGGCCGCAGCTTGTCATCCGCAGCTTTAACGGCGGAGAGATCCCGGTGCGCAGGCCCGGAAGAGAGGAGTAA
- a CDS encoding carbohydrate ABC transporter permease, whose amino-acid sequence MDRTASAGGRRRRARGSGFVRYWIKEWSSWLLVVPSVLFFLFFSWEPLLRGIYLSFFETRGFEPVRFIGLQNYVDVVSHSVFWQILRNTFVYVFWSLVLGFFVPIAVAILVNEMRWLQSFFRVSAYFPSMVPGIAAAMLWMFLFEPSEHGLVNMALGLLGIAPLGWLQDSSLTIVTIVLTMTWRGFGAIMLLFLANLQSINNELYEAAAIDGASIRHKLAHIMLPHISPLIGLTLILQISGVFQIFNEPLVLTEGGPNNASMTLQLQSYFYAFRYFEAGRSVALGVITFLILMVITLVFFRLQKKVSD is encoded by the coding sequence ATGGATAGAACAGCATCTGCCGGTGGACGTCGGCGCAGAGCGAGAGGGAGCGGCTTCGTCCGGTACTGGATCAAGGAATGGTCATCCTGGCTGCTCGTCGTGCCGAGCGTTTTATTTTTCCTGTTCTTCTCGTGGGAGCCGCTGCTGCGGGGCATCTACCTGTCGTTCTTCGAGACGCGGGGCTTCGAGCCCGTCCGGTTCATCGGCCTGCAAAATTATGTCGATGTCGTCAGTCACTCTGTATTCTGGCAGATCCTGAGGAATACCTTCGTCTATGTATTCTGGTCGCTCGTCCTGGGCTTCTTCGTGCCGATCGCTGTGGCGATACTGGTCAATGAGATGCGATGGCTCCAGTCGTTCTTCCGCGTAAGCGCCTACTTCCCCAGCATGGTGCCAGGGATCGCGGCGGCAATGCTGTGGATGTTCCTGTTCGAGCCGAGCGAGCACGGCCTGGTCAACATGGCGCTCGGCCTGCTCGGCATCGCGCCGCTCGGCTGGCTCCAGGACTCGAGCCTGACGATCGTAACCATCGTGCTGACGATGACGTGGCGCGGCTTCGGCGCAATCATGCTGTTGTTCCTCGCCAATCTGCAGAGCATTAACAATGAGCTGTACGAGGCGGCCGCTATCGACGGTGCGAGCATCCGGCACAAGCTCGCGCACATCATGCTGCCGCATATCTCGCCGCTGATCGGCTTGACGCTGATCTTGCAGATCAGCGGCGTGTTCCAGATCTTCAACGAACCGCTCGTGCTCACCGAGGGCGGGCCGAACAATGCATCCATGACGCTGCAACTGCAGAGTTATTTTTATGCTTTCCGATATTTTGAAGCGGGACGATCCGTCGCCCTGGGCGTTATTACCTTCCTGATCCTGATGGTTATTACGCTTGTCTTCTTTCGATTACAAAAAAAGGTTAGCGACTAG
- a CDS encoding carbohydrate ABC transporter permease codes for MSKPNSTRLISDLELRQRPVKLLYGMLFLLMIAVTLICLLPPIWIIISSFKDLKEFYQVPPTLIPRTFQLDKLARTWQEFSFMQYYMNTMLVTLGTLFFTVTFNGLAGYFFSKLKPKGSALLFVLVLWTILLPNTVGLVPLYSNLVDFPILHLNLTNTYWPLWFMAAANPVTILIFKNFFDAIPDSLLEAAHIDGSTKMGIFFRIIVPLSGPVIVTVIILAVNGVWNDFFWPFMLLKEQHMWTVIVAIYNLKTSLPQDIQFIGLTFAIVPPVLLFIVFQRYIMQGATLSGSVKG; via the coding sequence ATGAGCAAACCCAACTCGACCCGGCTTATCAGCGATCTGGAGCTCCGGCAGCGGCCGGTAAAGCTGCTCTATGGCATGCTGTTCCTGCTGATGATCGCAGTCACGCTGATCTGCCTGCTGCCGCCGATCTGGATTATCATCTCGAGCTTCAAGGACCTGAAGGAGTTTTACCAGGTGCCGCCTACCTTGATCCCGCGCACCTTCCAGCTTGACAAGCTGGCGCGAACCTGGCAGGAGTTCAGCTTTATGCAATACTATATGAATACTATGCTTGTAACATTGGGTACTCTGTTCTTCACCGTCACCTTCAATGGCTTGGCAGGGTATTTTTTCTCCAAGCTCAAGCCCAAGGGAAGCGCGCTCCTGTTCGTCCTGGTGCTGTGGACGATCCTGCTGCCTAATACGGTGGGCCTGGTGCCGCTGTACAGCAATCTCGTCGATTTCCCAATCCTTCATCTGAACCTGACGAATACGTACTGGCCGTTATGGTTCATGGCGGCGGCCAATCCGGTGACGATTCTGATCTTCAAAAATTTCTTCGACGCGATCCCGGACTCGTTGCTCGAAGCGGCTCATATCGACGGCTCCACCAAGATGGGCATCTTCTTCCGCATCATCGTGCCGCTTAGCGGCCCGGTCATCGTCACGGTAATTATCCTGGCGGTAAATGGTGTCTGGAACGACTTCTTCTGGCCGTTCATGCTCCTGAAGGAGCAGCATATGTGGACGGTCATCGTGGCGATCTATAACCTGAAGACGTCGCTGCCGCAGGACATCCAGTTTATCGGGCTCACCTTCGCCATTGTGCCGCCAGTGCTGCTGTTCATCGTGTTCCAGCGGTACATTATGCAGGGCGCGACGTTGTCCGGCAGTGTGAAGGGGTAG
- a CDS encoding ABC transporter substrate-binding protein: MNNKNKRFRQALLSFAAVALIAAGCSNAANNTTLPEGTSKPSETSSNAEPAADQITIKISNWPKPNDEANLLIYKQYLADMNAQYPNVKVDTDEWGYDVNSFLPKAASGQLPTLFETYFTETDKIIHAGYAADITKVMKEKGYADAINPELLKLVEKDGSYYGIPKDAYVIGMIYNVDLFKEAGMVDESGVPLFPKTYEELALTAQQIKEKTGKTGFFLPTKNNQGGWMFMNIAWAFGAEFEKQVDGKWQAAFNSPEATAALQYVKDLKWKYDVLPANNLVDVNTDLLQQFGTGQVAMAFGMPDYGNAMIQYLQMPRESFAMSALPEGPAGPASLLGGGLYMFSPSAKEAELSAAIDWLGVKGFTPQASSEALQGLENSMKINNEQNLIVGPTGIKVWVNTDRLAAEQEIIDKYTNVDMALYKDYMDNASRGMRAEVPINAQELYKLLDFTIQEVLTNQKADPAELLARVAAEFQKDYLDKVQ; this comes from the coding sequence ATGAACAACAAGAACAAGCGATTCAGACAAGCGCTCCTCTCCTTCGCCGCCGTCGCCTTGATCGCTGCCGGATGCAGCAATGCTGCGAACAACACGACGTTGCCTGAAGGTACGAGCAAGCCGTCCGAGACGAGCAGCAATGCCGAGCCTGCGGCAGATCAGATCACGATCAAGATCAGCAACTGGCCCAAGCCGAATGACGAGGCCAATCTGCTGATCTACAAGCAATACCTTGCCGATATGAACGCACAGTATCCGAACGTCAAGGTTGACACGGATGAGTGGGGCTATGATGTGAACTCCTTCCTGCCGAAGGCGGCGAGCGGTCAACTGCCGACGCTGTTCGAGACGTATTTTACCGAGACGGATAAAATCATCCATGCCGGCTATGCTGCCGACATTACCAAGGTGATGAAGGAGAAGGGCTACGCTGACGCCATTAATCCCGAGCTGCTCAAGCTGGTTGAGAAGGATGGCAGCTATTACGGCATTCCGAAGGACGCCTATGTCATCGGCATGATCTATAACGTCGACCTGTTCAAGGAGGCGGGAATGGTGGACGAGAGCGGGGTGCCGCTGTTCCCCAAGACGTATGAGGAGCTGGCGCTGACCGCCCAGCAGATTAAGGAGAAGACAGGCAAGACGGGCTTCTTCCTGCCGACCAAGAACAATCAGGGTGGATGGATGTTCATGAATATCGCCTGGGCGTTCGGAGCGGAATTCGAGAAGCAGGTCGATGGCAAGTGGCAAGCGGCGTTCAACTCGCCAGAGGCGACGGCTGCGCTGCAATACGTCAAGGATCTGAAGTGGAAGTACGATGTGCTGCCGGCGAACAATCTGGTCGATGTCAACACGGACCTGCTGCAGCAGTTCGGCACCGGCCAGGTGGCGATGGCGTTCGGCATGCCGGATTACGGCAATGCGATGATCCAGTATCTGCAGATGCCGCGCGAGAGCTTCGCTATGTCTGCGCTCCCCGAGGGTCCGGCTGGTCCGGCCTCGCTGCTCGGCGGCGGTCTGTATATGTTCTCGCCATCGGCGAAGGAGGCCGAGCTGTCGGCGGCGATCGACTGGCTGGGCGTCAAGGGCTTCACGCCGCAAGCGTCTTCGGAGGCGCTGCAGGGGCTGGAGAACTCGATGAAGATCAACAACGAGCAAAATCTGATCGTCGGCCCTACCGGCATCAAGGTATGGGTCAACACGGATCGGCTGGCAGCCGAGCAGGAGATCATCGACAAGTATACCAATGTTGACATGGCGCTCTACAAGGACTATATGGACAATGCCTCTCGCGGGATGCGGGCGGAGGTGCCGATCAATGCGCAGGAGCTGTACAAGCTGCTCGACTTCACCATTCAGGAGGTGCTGACCAACCAGAAGGCCGACCCGGCTGAGTTGCTCGCCCGCGTCGCCGCCGAGTTCCAGAAGGATTATCTCGATAAAGTTCAGTAG